In a single window of the Pseudogemmatithrix spongiicola genome:
- the fabF gene encoding beta-ketoacyl-ACP synthase II, whose amino-acid sequence MAGGKRRVVITGAGVVTSVGNDLKTTWESLLAGKSGGAPITRFDTTDFKVKFACETKGFDPALYMDRKEVKRSDLYTQYAMAASVQAMTDAGLASGGFDPYRTGVVIGSGIGGIATFEDQLKVYLTHGPNRISPFFVPMFIGDIAAGVVSMRFQAKGPNYAVQSACATSAHAIGDAFRMIAYGDADVMIAGGSEAAVTPMSIGGFGNMQAHSTRNDSPATASRPFDATRDGFVLGEGAGIVVLEELSHAQKRGARILAEIVGYGATGDAYHLTGQPDDHEGLQRAMTRALEDGGLHPEDVQYINAHGTSTPLNDPNEIRAIKKVFGAHATALNVSSTKSSTGHMLGAAGSVEAIFTTMAMVHGIIPPTINYQTPDPECDLDITPNTPVAREVHAALSNSSGFGGHNVSIALKRYTE is encoded by the coding sequence ATGGCGGGCGGCAAGCGCCGGGTCGTCATCACGGGGGCGGGTGTCGTCACCTCCGTGGGCAACGACCTGAAGACCACGTGGGAGAGCCTGCTGGCCGGCAAGTCCGGCGGTGCGCCGATCACGCGGTTCGACACGACGGACTTCAAGGTGAAGTTCGCCTGTGAGACCAAGGGCTTCGACCCGGCGCTGTACATGGACCGCAAGGAAGTGAAGCGGTCCGACCTCTACACGCAGTATGCGATGGCGGCGTCCGTGCAGGCCATGACGGATGCAGGTCTCGCCTCCGGTGGCTTCGATCCCTACCGCACGGGTGTCGTGATCGGCTCCGGCATCGGCGGCATCGCCACCTTCGAGGACCAGCTCAAGGTGTACCTGACGCACGGTCCGAACCGCATCTCGCCGTTCTTCGTCCCGATGTTCATCGGCGACATCGCGGCGGGCGTGGTGTCCATGCGCTTCCAGGCCAAGGGGCCCAACTACGCCGTGCAGTCGGCCTGCGCCACCAGCGCACACGCCATCGGCGACGCGTTCCGCATGATCGCCTACGGCGACGCTGACGTGATGATCGCCGGCGGGTCCGAGGCGGCGGTCACGCCGATGTCGATCGGCGGCTTCGGCAACATGCAGGCGCACTCCACCCGCAACGACTCGCCGGCGACGGCGTCGCGCCCCTTCGATGCGACCCGCGACGGCTTCGTGCTCGGCGAGGGCGCGGGCATCGTCGTGCTCGAGGAGCTCTCGCATGCGCAAAAGCGCGGCGCGCGCATCCTCGCCGAGATCGTCGGCTACGGCGCGACGGGCGACGCCTACCACCTCACCGGCCAGCCGGACGACCACGAGGGCCTGCAGCGGGCGATGACGCGCGCCCTCGAGGATGGCGGCCTGCATCCCGAGGACGTGCAGTACATCAACGCCCACGGCACGTCGACGCCGCTCAACGACCCGAACGAGATCCGCGCCATCAAGAAGGTCTTCGGCGCGCACGCGACGGCCCTGAACGTGTCGTCCACGAAGTCCTCGACGGGCCACATGCTGGGCGCGGCCGGTTCGGTGGAGGCCATCTTCACGACGATGGCGATGGTGCACGGCATCATCCCACCGACCATCAACTACCAGACGCCCGATCCCGAGTGCGACCTGGACATCACGCCGAACACGCCGGTGGCGCGCGAGGTACACGCCGCGCTGAGCAACTCGTCGGGCTTCGGCGGCCACAACGTCTCAATCGCTCTCAAGCGATACACGGAGTAA
- the plsX gene encoding phosphate acyltransferase PlsX, whose protein sequence is MARIALDAMGGDHAPHAPIAAALLAATELGPDHTLQLVGQQAVIREELAKQLAAAGPEAQAAAAHFEIIDAPDVILMTDKPSVAIRGKPNSSMGVGLKLQAEGKSDAFVSAGNTGAQMAASVFVLRLHEGLQRPAIGTVFPTATQPVVVLDSGANVDCSAQELVNFAQLGHVYAKDILGRPNPAIGLLSVGEEAEKGNAAVKEAHQLLLKSGLNFIGNVEGRDVAMGACDRGPIDVVVCDGFTGNVLLKFYEAVPKLFGGLMLKAGVSKETLGQALSGLDYAKYGGAPLLGVKGVSIICHGKSSPEAIKNGIKAGLRAVESGMSRHIGEKVHA, encoded by the coding sequence ATGGCTCGCATCGCGCTGGACGCGATGGGGGGCGATCACGCGCCCCATGCCCCGATTGCGGCGGCCCTGCTGGCCGCAACCGAACTGGGCCCTGACCACACGCTGCAGCTCGTTGGGCAGCAGGCGGTCATCCGTGAGGAACTCGCGAAGCAGCTTGCTGCCGCCGGGCCTGAGGCCCAGGCGGCCGCCGCGCATTTCGAGATCATCGACGCGCCGGACGTCATCCTCATGACGGACAAGCCCTCCGTGGCCATCCGCGGCAAGCCGAACTCCTCGATGGGCGTCGGCCTCAAGCTGCAGGCCGAGGGCAAGTCCGATGCGTTCGTGTCCGCCGGCAACACCGGCGCGCAGATGGCCGCGTCGGTGTTCGTGCTGCGCCTGCACGAGGGGCTGCAGCGGCCGGCCATCGGCACCGTGTTCCCCACGGCGACGCAGCCGGTGGTCGTGCTCGACTCCGGCGCCAACGTGGACTGCTCCGCCCAGGAGCTCGTGAACTTCGCGCAGCTCGGCCACGTCTACGCCAAGGACATCCTCGGCCGGCCGAATCCGGCCATCGGCCTGCTGTCGGTCGGTGAGGAAGCCGAGAAGGGCAATGCCGCGGTGAAGGAGGCGCATCAGCTGCTGCTCAAGAGCGGCCTGAACTTCATCGGCAACGTCGAGGGACGTGACGTGGCGATGGGCGCCTGCGATCGCGGCCCCATCGACGTCGTGGTCTGCGACGGCTTCACCGGCAACGTGCTGCTCAAGTTCTACGAGGCCGTCCCCAAGCTCTTCGGCGGCCTGATGCTGAAGGCGGGGGTCTCGAAGGAGACCCTCGGCCAGGCGCTGAGCGGCCTCGATTACGCCAAGTACGGCGGCGCCCCGCTGCTCGGCGTGAAGGGCGTGAGCATCATCTGCCACGGCAAGTCCAGCCCTGAGGCCATCAAGAACGGCATCAAGGCCGGCCTGCGCGCCGTCGAGAGCGGCATGAGCCGCCACATCGGCGAGAAGGTGCACGCATGA
- a CDS encoding YceD family protein: protein MLSFPIRTISQGAVQVEGDLAADDPVWMEGDVRPLGAVRVTGRLSGAGAGRFYFSGGFHGTAAGECRRCLTPVESVVQNEAHLIFADADDENADEPDVYPLAEGGMALDLRPAIREQWLLDASGLPLCRPDCKGLCASCGADLNAGPCACSPAVTQG from the coding sequence ATGCTTTCGTTCCCCATCCGCACCATTTCGCAGGGGGCCGTGCAGGTCGAAGGTGACCTCGCCGCCGACGATCCGGTGTGGATGGAGGGCGACGTCCGTCCGTTGGGTGCGGTCCGGGTCACCGGCCGTCTCAGCGGGGCGGGAGCGGGACGGTTCTATTTCTCCGGCGGGTTCCACGGAACCGCGGCTGGCGAATGCCGTCGCTGCCTGACGCCGGTGGAGTCGGTGGTGCAGAACGAAGCCCACCTGATCTTCGCCGACGCGGACGACGAGAACGCGGACGAACCCGATGTCTACCCGCTCGCTGAGGGCGGGATGGCGTTGGACCTCCGGCCCGCGATCCGCGAGCAGTGGTTGCTCGACGCCTCCGGCCTGCCGCTGTGCCGTCCCGACTGCAAGGGACTCTGCGCATCGTGCGGGGCGGACCTCAATGCTGGACCCTGCGCCTGCTCACCGGCAGTCACGCAGGGCTGA
- the ndk gene encoding nucleoside-diphosphate kinase has product MALNYTFSIIKPDAFNTGKAGKIIAHLESQGFTLKAARVVHMSKKQAEEFYAVHRGRPFFGELVDFMSSAPCMPFVLVKDNAVHALRDAIGATDPAEAAAGTVRKLYAESKGKNAIHASDSDENAVRESRFFFAEADTI; this is encoded by the coding sequence ATGGCCCTCAACTACACGTTCTCCATCATCAAGCCGGACGCCTTCAACACGGGCAAGGCCGGCAAGATCATCGCCCACCTCGAGTCCCAGGGCTTCACGCTCAAGGCTGCCCGCGTGGTGCATATGTCCAAGAAGCAGGCCGAGGAGTTCTACGCGGTGCACCGCGGCCGCCCGTTCTTCGGCGAGCTCGTCGACTTCATGAGCTCGGCCCCCTGCATGCCGTTCGTCCTCGTGAAGGACAACGCTGTGCACGCGCTGCGTGACGCCATCGGCGCCACGGACCCGGCGGAGGCCGCGGCGGGCACCGTGCGCAAGCTCTATGCAGAGTCCAAGGGCAAGAACGCGATCCACGCCTCGGACTCCGACGAGAATGCGGTGCGGGAGAGCCGCTTCTTCTTTGCCGAAGCGGACACCATCTAA
- the mqnE gene encoding aminofutalosine synthase MqnE, whose protein sequence is MPGALTIPIERITDPVVRRIAEKVGKGERLTQADGVAMFESRDLTGIGALADAVNRAKHGDVVTFASNQHINPTNICTLRTTCVFCGYARLPKEDGAYRYTLDQIMAEARQAKDSMTREFHIVGGLDMQAGLEYYTNMFRAIKAELPHVHIKALTAVEIAHIARIEKKSWEEVLTALREAGLDTMPGGGAETFSAAVREEIARKKLGAGDYVGVHRTAHKLGIRTNTTMLYGHVETYADRMEHLQMLRDLQDETGGFLAYIPLAYHPDDNELGKKLGRTGIATSGTDDLKNLAIGRLFLDNVEHIKSHWIMVSPFLSQIALHYGVNDLEGTVVREKIYHAVGAQTPQGMTLEALLKLIRGAGKIPKERDSFYKVVREFDETPTTGDKAA, encoded by the coding sequence ATGCCTGGTGCGCTGACGATTCCGATCGAGCGCATCACCGATCCGGTGGTGCGCCGGATTGCGGAGAAGGTAGGGAAGGGCGAGCGGCTCACGCAGGCCGACGGCGTCGCGATGTTCGAATCGCGCGACCTCACGGGCATCGGCGCGCTCGCCGACGCGGTGAACCGCGCCAAGCATGGCGACGTGGTCACCTTCGCGTCGAACCAGCACATCAATCCGACGAACATCTGCACGCTGCGCACCACTTGTGTGTTCTGCGGCTATGCGCGCCTGCCGAAGGAAGATGGCGCGTACCGCTATACGCTCGACCAGATCATGGCCGAAGCGCGGCAGGCCAAGGACTCGATGACCCGCGAGTTCCACATCGTGGGCGGCTTGGACATGCAGGCCGGGCTCGAGTACTACACGAACATGTTCCGGGCCATCAAGGCCGAGCTGCCCCACGTGCACATCAAGGCGCTCACGGCCGTCGAGATCGCGCACATCGCGCGCATCGAGAAGAAGTCCTGGGAGGAAGTGCTCACCGCCCTGCGCGAGGCCGGCCTCGATACGATGCCCGGCGGCGGCGCCGAGACCTTCTCGGCTGCCGTCCGCGAAGAGATCGCCCGCAAGAAGCTCGGCGCCGGCGACTACGTGGGCGTGCATCGCACCGCGCACAAGCTCGGCATCCGCACCAACACGACCATGCTGTACGGGCACGTCGAGACGTATGCGGACCGCATGGAGCACCTGCAGATGCTGCGCGACCTGCAGGACGAGACGGGCGGCTTCCTGGCCTACATCCCGCTCGCCTACCACCCGGACGACAACGAACTCGGCAAGAAGCTTGGCCGCACGGGTATCGCGACCAGCGGCACCGACGACCTCAAGAACCTCGCCATCGGCCGGCTCTTCCTCGACAACGTCGAGCACATCAAGAGCCACTGGATCATGGTGTCGCCGTTCCTGAGCCAGATCGCGCTGCACTACGGCGTGAACGACCTCGAGGGCACGGTGGTGCGCGAGAAGATCTATCACGCGGTGGGCGCGCAGACGCCGCAGGGCATGACGCTCGAGGCGCTGCTGAAGCTGATCCGCGGGGCGGGCAAGATCCCGAAGGAGCGGGACAGCTTCTACAAGGTCGTGCGCGAGTTCGACGAGACGCCGACCACGGGCGACAAGGCCGCCTGA
- a CDS encoding beta-ketoacyl-ACP synthase III, which produces MKRPFAMLTATAHAVPKRVFTNHDFASIGIDTSDEWIRERTGIGQRYIAGEGENLTSLCTQAARDAMAAAGVTAAELDAIILGTASPDRLLPSTAVEVQAALGATRAVAFDIDAACSGWLYGSQIAEGLIATGSYETILVIGGEVLSRIVNWKDRNTCVLFGDGAGATVVKKATKQRGILSAYMRSDGTLADLLHRPKGAGNAPVTPEIILEGSHYIQMAGREVFKNAVRSMADAADRALDGAKLSAADIDVLIPHQANIRIIEATAKHAGIPMEKVFVNVEKYGNTSAASIPIALSEAQKAGIVKEGTTVMFVAFGAGFTWGSMVVRF; this is translated from the coding sequence ATGAAGCGGCCGTTCGCGATGCTCACCGCCACGGCACACGCGGTGCCGAAGCGCGTCTTCACGAACCACGACTTCGCGTCGATCGGCATCGACACGTCGGACGAGTGGATCCGCGAGCGCACGGGCATCGGGCAGCGCTACATCGCGGGCGAGGGTGAGAACCTCACATCACTGTGCACCCAGGCCGCCCGGGACGCGATGGCCGCCGCGGGGGTCACCGCCGCCGAACTCGACGCGATCATCCTCGGCACCGCCTCGCCGGACCGGCTGCTGCCCAGCACCGCCGTGGAAGTGCAGGCCGCCCTCGGCGCGACCCGCGCCGTGGCCTTCGACATCGACGCCGCCTGCTCCGGCTGGCTCTACGGCTCGCAGATCGCCGAGGGGCTGATCGCGACCGGCAGCTACGAGACGATCCTCGTGATCGGCGGCGAAGTCCTGAGCCGCATCGTGAACTGGAAGGACCGCAACACCTGCGTGCTGTTCGGCGACGGCGCCGGCGCGACGGTCGTGAAGAAGGCCACGAAGCAGCGGGGCATCCTCTCGGCCTACATGCGCTCGGACGGCACGCTGGCCGACCTGCTGCATCGCCCCAAGGGCGCGGGCAACGCACCCGTGACGCCGGAGATCATCCTCGAGGGCTCGCATTACATCCAGATGGCCGGGCGCGAGGTGTTCAAGAACGCCGTGCGGTCGATGGCCGACGCGGCGGACCGCGCGCTCGATGGCGCGAAGCTCTCGGCCGCCGACATCGACGTGCTGATTCCGCACCAGGCGAACATCCGCATCATCGAGGCCACGGCCAAGCACGCCGGCATCCCGATGGAGAAGGTGTTCGTGAACGTCGAGAAGTACGGCAACACCTCGGCGGCATCGATTCCGATCGCGCTCAGCGAGGCGCAGAAGGCCGGCATCGTGAAGGAGGGCACGACCGTGATGTTCGTGGCCTTCGGCGCCGGCTTCACCTGGGGCTCGATGGTGGTGCGGTTCTGA
- the rpmF gene encoding 50S ribosomal protein L32: protein MAVPKRRTSKRKKRARNTHKVAPKINIQACPKCGAMKRPHHVCEECGFYAGEQRVAARDA from the coding sequence ATGGCCGTCCCGAAGCGCCGTACCTCCAAGCGCAAGAAGCGCGCGCGCAACACCCACAAGGTGGCGCCGAAGATCAACATCCAGGCCTGCCCGAAGTGCGGCGCCATGAAGCGCCCGCACCATGTGTGCGAGGAGTGCGGGTTCTACGCGGGTGAACAGCGGGTTGCGGCGCGCGACGCCTAA
- the sucD gene encoding succinate--CoA ligase subunit alpha: MSVFIDKNTKLVIQGITGRDGSFHAKQMMEYGTQVVAGVTPGKGGQKFEGTVPIFNTVADAVKATGANTSVIYVPPPFAADAIMEAAASGVSLVVCITEGVPVLDMTKVYPFVKERGVRLIGPNCPGLITPGESKVGIIPGRICTPGPVGVVSRSGTLTYEVVYQLTRAGIGQTTCVGIGGDPINGTNFIDCLEAFEKDPKTKAIAMMGEIGGTDEQEAAEFVKKHMKKPVVGFIAGQTAPPGRRMGHAGAIISGSAGTAAEKIEAFKAAGMGVAARPIDFVELIKARLK; encoded by the coding sequence ATGAGCGTCTTCATCGACAAGAACACCAAGCTCGTCATCCAGGGCATCACGGGCCGCGACGGCTCGTTCCATGCCAAGCAGATGATGGAATACGGCACGCAGGTCGTCGCCGGTGTGACGCCAGGCAAGGGCGGCCAGAAGTTCGAGGGCACGGTGCCGATCTTCAACACCGTGGCTGACGCCGTGAAGGCGACTGGTGCCAACACCAGCGTGATCTACGTGCCGCCGCCGTTCGCGGCCGACGCGATCATGGAAGCGGCCGCCTCGGGCGTCTCGCTCGTGGTCTGCATCACGGAAGGCGTGCCGGTGCTCGACATGACGAAGGTCTATCCCTTCGTGAAGGAGCGCGGCGTCCGCCTCATCGGCCCCAACTGCCCGGGCCTCATCACGCCGGGCGAGTCCAAGGTCGGCATCATCCCGGGCCGCATCTGCACGCCGGGCCCGGTGGGCGTGGTCTCGCGCTCGGGCACGCTGACGTATGAAGTCGTGTACCAGCTCACCCGCGCCGGCATCGGCCAGACCACCTGCGTCGGCATCGGGGGCGACCCGATCAACGGCACGAACTTCATCGACTGCCTCGAGGCCTTCGAGAAGGATCCGAAGACCAAGGCCATCGCGATGATGGGCGAGATCGGCGGCACCGACGAGCAGGAAGCGGCGGAGTTCGTGAAGAAGCACATGAAGAAGCCGGTGGTGGGCTTCATCGCCGGCCAGACGGCCCCGCCGGGCCGCCGCATGGGTCACGCGGGCGCGATCATCTCGGGCTCGGCCGGCACGGCCGCCGAGAAGATCGAGGCCTTCAAGGCCGCCGGCATGGGCGTCGCCGCGCGTCCGATCGACTTCGTCGAGCTGATCAAGGCGCGTCTGAAGTAG
- the fabG gene encoding 3-oxoacyl-[acyl-carrier-protein] reductase has product MRIDLTGKVALVTGSTRGIGRAIAGRLAECGATVAIVGRDQAKADAVAAEIGGGAKGFACDIGDPAQVTALVEAVEKALGGCDILVNNAGITKDNLMLRMKDEDWNAVLETNLRSAFIAIRAAQRGMMKKRWGRIINIASVVGLIGNAGQANYAASKAGLIGLSKSVAKELASRNVLCNVVAPGFIKTDMTDAMTPDAIAKLSAQIPLDRFGSPEDIAGAVAFLASDHAAYITGQVLTVDGGMVM; this is encoded by the coding sequence ATGCGCATCGATCTCACGGGCAAGGTCGCCCTCGTCACGGGTTCCACGCGCGGCATCGGCCGTGCGATTGCCGGCCGGCTCGCCGAGTGCGGCGCGACGGTCGCCATCGTGGGGCGGGACCAGGCCAAGGCGGATGCCGTTGCCGCGGAGATCGGCGGCGGCGCCAAGGGCTTCGCCTGCGACATCGGCGATCCGGCGCAGGTGACGGCGTTGGTCGAGGCGGTGGAGAAGGCGCTCGGGGGCTGCGACATCCTCGTCAACAACGCCGGCATCACGAAGGACAACCTGATGCTGCGGATGAAGGACGAGGACTGGAACGCGGTGCTCGAGACCAACCTGCGCTCGGCCTTCATCGCGATCCGCGCGGCGCAGCGCGGGATGATGAAGAAGCGCTGGGGCCGCATCATCAACATCGCCAGTGTGGTGGGATTGATCGGCAACGCCGGGCAGGCCAACTACGCGGCGAGCAAGGCCGGCTTGATCGGCCTCAGCAAGAGCGTCGCCAAGGAGCTCGCGAGCCGCAACGTGCTCTGCAACGTCGTGGCGCCGGGCTTCATCAAGACCGACATGACCGACGCGATGACGCCGGACGCGATCGCCAAGCTGTCCGCGCAGATTCCGCTCGATCGTTTCGGCTCGCCGGAGGACATCGCGGGCGCGGTGGCCTTCCTGGCGTCCGACCACGCCGCCTACATCACGGGGCAGGTCCTGACCGTGGATGGCGGGATGGTGATGTAA
- a CDS encoding acyl carrier protein has product MADHSAKVKDIIEKELGVEREKLTDGASFIEDLGADSLDIVELVMEFEKEFNIDIPDEDAEKLRTVGDAITYLNGKLG; this is encoded by the coding sequence ATGGCCGACCATTCCGCGAAGGTCAAGGACATCATCGAGAAGGAGCTCGGCGTCGAGCGCGAGAAGCTCACCGACGGCGCGAGCTTCATCGAAGATCTCGGTGCCGACTCGCTCGACATCGTCGAGCTCGTCATGGAGTTCGAGAAGGAGTTCAACATCGACATCCCCGACGAGGACGCCGAGAAGCTCCGCACCGTCGGTGACGCGATCACGTACCTGAACGGGAAGCTCGGCTAA
- the fabD gene encoding ACP S-malonyltransferase: MILLFPGQGSQKPGMAKDLAEAFPAARDVFARADAALGAPLSTLCFEGPAEELTLTHNAQPALLAHGAAVWAVVKDHVAAKVQGAAGHSLGEFSAYHTAGALSLEDALKLVRRRGELMYETGVQVPGAMAAILGEMSRTIEEICSEASARGVVVPANYNATEQIVISGEVAAVEQAMELAKAAGAKRALRLPVSGAFHSPLMQPAAAGLQQALDAARWRDPSWPIWSNVTAEAVGDAATAKSLLHQQLTSPVRWVEVVRNLAARFPGTAFVEMGPGAVLSGLVKRLAPGCTTMTCGTVAEVEALLKL; encoded by the coding sequence ATGATCCTCCTCTTCCCGGGGCAGGGTTCGCAGAAGCCGGGCATGGCGAAGGACCTCGCGGAGGCCTTCCCGGCGGCGCGGGACGTGTTCGCCCGCGCCGATGCCGCCTTGGGCGCTCCGCTGAGCACGCTGTGCTTCGAGGGGCCGGCAGAGGAGCTCACGCTCACGCACAACGCCCAGCCGGCGCTGCTCGCGCACGGTGCGGCGGTGTGGGCCGTGGTCAAGGACCACGTCGCGGCGAAGGTGCAGGGAGCCGCCGGCCACTCGCTTGGCGAGTTCTCGGCGTATCACACCGCAGGCGCGCTGTCGCTCGAGGACGCACTCAAGCTGGTGCGACGCCGGGGCGAGCTGATGTACGAAACGGGAGTCCAGGTCCCGGGCGCGATGGCCGCCATCCTTGGCGAGATGTCGCGGACCATCGAAGAGATCTGCAGCGAGGCCTCGGCGCGGGGCGTCGTGGTGCCGGCGAACTACAACGCCACCGAACAGATCGTGATTTCCGGTGAGGTCGCCGCGGTGGAGCAGGCGATGGAGCTCGCCAAGGCCGCGGGCGCGAAGCGCGCGCTGCGCCTTCCGGTGAGCGGCGCCTTCCACTCCCCGCTGATGCAGCCGGCCGCCGCGGGGCTCCAGCAGGCGCTCGACGCCGCGCGCTGGCGCGATCCCTCGTGGCCCATCTGGAGCAACGTCACCGCCGAGGCGGTGGGCGATGCGGCGACGGCGAAGTCGCTGTTGCACCAGCAGCTGACCAGCCCGGTGCGCTGGGTGGAAGTGGTGCGGAATCTCGCCGCGCGGTTCCCGGGCACCGCGTTCGTCGAGATGGGACCCGGCGCCGTGCTCAGCGGCCTCGTGAAGCGCCTCGCGCCGGGCTGCACGACGATGACCTGCGGTACCGTGGCCGAAGTCGAAGCGCTGCTCAAGCTGTAG
- the sucC gene encoding ADP-forming succinate--CoA ligase subunit beta translates to MNIHEYQAKEILRGYGVPIPPGEIATTPAEAEAIATKYGTAVMVKAQVHAGGRGKAGGVKFCKTPADAKEKATAILGMKIKDLTVEKVLVTIAADIGSEAYVGIIVDRATKKPVFMVSAAGGIDIEEVAAKTPEKILYVPVDVRYGLPTYDAMRMGFFLYEDVKLARAAAKIMQQLYAAFMAAGCSLAEINPLVVTPTGELIAVDGKMVIDDNELDRKPEIAALRDESSEEPSEVDARNANLTFIKLDGNVGCVVNGAGLAMATMDLVKYYGGEPANFLDIGGSSNPEKVVNALRIITADPNVKAILFNIFGGITRTDDVANGIVTATKANPLKVPIVIRLTGTNEEIAMKILTENGFSASSDMDTAVKSAVELAKGGK, encoded by the coding sequence GTGAATATCCACGAGTACCAAGCGAAGGAAATCCTCCGCGGCTATGGCGTACCGATCCCGCCCGGCGAGATCGCGACGACGCCCGCCGAGGCTGAGGCGATCGCCACCAAGTACGGCACGGCCGTCATGGTGAAGGCGCAGGTGCACGCCGGCGGCCGCGGCAAGGCTGGCGGCGTGAAGTTCTGCAAGACGCCCGCCGACGCGAAGGAGAAGGCGACGGCCATCCTCGGCATGAAGATCAAGGACCTCACGGTCGAGAAGGTGCTCGTCACGATCGCCGCTGACATCGGCAGCGAAGCGTACGTCGGCATCATCGTCGACCGCGCGACCAAGAAGCCGGTGTTCATGGTGTCCGCCGCCGGCGGCATCGACATCGAAGAGGTCGCCGCGAAGACGCCGGAGAAGATCCTCTACGTGCCGGTGGACGTGCGCTACGGCCTGCCGACCTATGACGCGATGCGCATGGGCTTTTTCCTCTACGAGGACGTGAAGCTCGCCCGCGCCGCCGCGAAGATCATGCAGCAGCTCTACGCCGCGTTCATGGCCGCCGGCTGCTCGCTGGCCGAGATCAATCCGTTGGTCGTCACGCCGACGGGCGAGCTGATCGCCGTCGACGGCAAGATGGTCATCGACGACAACGAACTCGACCGCAAGCCGGAGATCGCCGCGCTGCGCGACGAGTCGAGCGAAGAGCCGTCCGAGGTGGACGCGCGCAATGCGAACCTCACGTTCATCAAGCTCGACGGCAACGTCGGCTGCGTGGTGAACGGCGCCGGCCTCGCGATGGCGACGATGGACCTGGTGAAGTACTACGGCGGTGAGCCGGCGAACTTCCTCGACATCGGCGGCTCGTCGAATCCCGAGAAGGTCGTCAATGCGCTGCGCATCATCACGGCCGACCCGAACGTGAAGGCCATCCTGTTCAACATCTTCGGCGGCATCACGCGCACCGACGACGTGGCCAACGGCATCGTGACGGCCACGAAGGCGAATCCGCTGAAGGTGCCGATCGTCATCCGCCTCACGGGCACCAACGAAGAGATCGCCATGAAGATCCTCACGGAGAACGGATTCTCCGCCTCCAGCGACATGGACACGGCCGTGAAGAGCGCGGTCGAGCTGGCCAAGGGAGGCAAGTAA